One genomic region from Oncorhynchus gorbuscha isolate QuinsamMale2020 ecotype Even-year linkage group LG13, OgorEven_v1.0, whole genome shotgun sequence encodes:
- the zgc:162730 gene encoding mRNA decay activator protein ZFP36, which translates to MSDMIDDIITRNLINLGLDEPFTQKQIQPMVPRLNRSTSFFSPKSHSLSSEQLNDDTPWPLDIWSKMAPSQPQVSFRPDRSMSLTESSVLSFSKMKTLDEVPPPPGFPPLNNPTPLPSNRYKTELCRSFQENGSCKYGSKCQFAHGEPELRGLYRHPKYKTEACRTFYNFGYCPYGARCHFIHEEKLTPLTQKFHNQALADQSPRQLRQSVSFAGFMGSRSSPPPALHDPLGFTRAPSVSPPPADILSPVFNDTQRDTFQFCQSRPSVGDIHNIPMIVEPQKPSRCVCGHGNNFPDTLNKSYAMEDRNNIYITQQNLHRFSSEDSLSDRDSYTSTGSTSGSESPTFDGAGNKRLTVFARLSLSD; encoded by the exons ATGTCAGATATGATCGACGATATTATCACGAGG AATCTGATCAATCTGGGTTTAGATGAACCATTCACCCAGAAACAAATTCAACCGATGGTACCTCGTCTCAACCGTTCAACTTCGTTCTTCTCACCAAAGAGCCATAGTCTAAGCTCTGAGCAATTGAACGATGATACCCCTTGGCCACTTGACATTTGGAGCAAGATGGCTCCAAGTCAACCACAGGTTTCCTTCAGACCTGACCGCTCCATGAGTCTGACCGAATCCAGTGTACTCTCCTTCAGTAAAATGAAGACCCTGGATGAAGTGCCTCCACCTCCTGGATTTCCCCCACTGAACAACCCGACACCTCTCCCTTCCAACCGTTACAAGACCGAACTGTGCCGTAGTTTCCAGGAGAACGGCAGCTGTAAATATGGGAGCAAGTGTCAGTTTGCCCATGGAGAGCCTGAGCTGCGTGGTTTATACAGGCACCCAAAATACAAAACGGAGGCCTGCCGCACCTTTTACAACTTTGGCTACTGCCCATATGGAGCCCGCTGTCACTTCATTCACGAAGAGAAGCTCACCCCCTTAACCCAAAAGTTCCACAACCAAGCACTTGCTGATCAGAGCCCACGTCAGCTCCGTCAGAGCGTCAGTTTCGCAGGTTTCATGGGATCACGCAGCTCTCCTCCCCCTGCGCTCCACGACCCCCTTGGCTTCACCCGTGCGCCCTCGGTGTCACCACCCCCTGCGGACATTCTCTCCCCAGTGTTCAATGACACCCAACGCGACACATTTCAGTTTTGTCAGAGCCGACCAAGTGTAGGTGACATCCACAACATCCCTATGATAGTTGAGCCACAGAAGCCCTCACGCTGCGTTTGTGGCCACGGAAATAACTTCCCAGACACTCTGAACAAATCGTACGCTATGGAGGACCGCAACAACATCTACATCACCCAGCAAAACCTCCACCGCTTCTCTTCTGAAGATTCCCTCTCAGATCGGGATAGTTACACCAGCACAGGCAGCACCAGCGGTTCAGAGTCCCCCACATTTGATGGGGCTGGCAACAAACGCCTCACCGTGTTTGCGCGTCTGTCACTCTCTGACTAG